The following coding sequences lie in one Ctenopharyngodon idella isolate HZGC_01 chromosome 11, HZGC01, whole genome shotgun sequence genomic window:
- the zhx3a gene encoding uncharacterized protein zhx3a has translation MASKRKSTVPCMIPSKNKHLREDIILGCLPELLPTIPEDSILSISSKDEDAQRFHDLLKAEPKTSCWERGTYSCPLCCFESGDLNLFLHHMDNCHMDFHAQPNFYCLSCKVSAVKFEGLALHNAKSHPELHTTHKRVSLQVTKRDGAITVEQTLFTEEDFSESGISITKTPIMKMTKGGHKKIVVSHTVEVHRAEPSSEKPATVTNGTSLRTLPLTTSHIIGGTTAPPVHKVPNTHGIPGMHNRGPLWNSNPSSPDSNVDLPKVMIPLSSIPTYDPAMDLSSFLKTSFGKFPYPTKAELCYLTVVSGFPEEQIKLWFTAQRLKQGISWSPEEIEDTRRKMFNTVFQATPKTSQNQSYHHISQHCVSVQSGSLSSNYIHQIPKGSVMGWKGGVIVSQPSVTQAASLKQQQQHPVVQAPQVNIHHAVITKETGNELSCRTAENCNIASRGGSVSNHGHTGKGETGFSSFIKTSISCLPGTPKSQNSSYSEGSIMNLTNIVRKIDCQVNDRNTNCTSKSNISPTSIYGQQKASSIVKESSNSSFATTSKYNNGSTYKSTSHSTICTKREGNILDHTSKSNSDTSVICSSSNTRTKEFTPPLTHSLVPKPGSLMDPSLGKGKILPEQPGTLKQSFIHNSFPEQKQFLAPQGQPYHVRTSTDSQSALGGSFSNLPQSSLQSNPAASSRLLEEPSQHSSPSLSAHQEQHSPETLLGAPQVQSTDFTAVHYKEHDPKHLPALDKDTKQSNFDKERLHRNITQKENEGRVSGQHTGITKTFYKSDQKEHSNLVNTLHTFTNDNTNQAKEGMPLLRQYIQEVDQWESKSDYPEGSAVSPMKINVIALNSEESLYKTNSKQLISKPLENLINDSGPSHKNKSSEWHESYRHIPVEAEERISDIGNTEPHQPDNLVGLETEQVKRDLRPEQKSIFQSLDSEAPMLPIKKKSKEALAELDKSTAGEQDYWEIKDEEHQQPMGNQSLRGHQAQDSQSRDCLRGELLKV, from the exons ATGGCCAGCAAGAGGAAATCCACCGTTCCCTGTATGATTCCATCAAAAAACAAGCACTTGCGGGAGGACATCATACTAGGATGCTTACCTGAGCTCCTACCCACAATACCTGAAGACAGCATCCTCAGTATCTCTTCAAAAGATGAGGATGCACAACGATTCCATGATCTCTTGAAAGCCGAACCGAAGACTTCATGCTGGGAAAGGGGAACATATAGCTGCCCTCTGTGCTGCTTTGAGTCCGGAGACTTGAACCTTTTTCTTCACCATATGGACAACTGTCACATGGACTTTCATGCTCAACCAAACTTTTACTGCCTGTCTTGCAAGGTTTCAGCAGTGAAGTTTGAAGGTCTCGCTTTACATAATGCAAAATCACATCCTGAACTCCATACCACGCACAAGAGAGTATCCTTGCAGGTTACCAAACGAGATGGAGCTATCACAGTGGAGCAAACCCTGTTTACAGAAGAGGATTTCAGTGAATCTGGAATATCCATTACCAAGACACCCATAATGAAAATGACCAAAGGGGGGCACAAAAAAATTGTCGTCTCCCATACTGTTGAGGTACACCGGGCCGAGCCTAGCAGCGAAAAGCCCGCAACTGTAACCAATGGCACTTCATTAAGGACCTTACCCCTAACAACATCACATATCATCGGTGGCACTACTGCCCCTCCGGTCCATAAAGTCCCAAACACACATGGAATACCAGGGATGCATAACCGTGGTCCTCTGTGGAACTCTAATCCGTCGTCACCTGATTCAAACGTTGATCTCCCAAAGGTCATGATCCCTCTAAGTAGCATCCCCACCTATGATCCAGCCATGGATTTAAGCAGCTTTCTTAAGACATCGTTTGGTAAGTTTCCTTACCCTACCAAAGCAGAGCTCTGTTACTTGACGGTGGTCTCTGGCTTCCCAGAAGAGCAGATCAAGCTCTGGTTCACGGCCCAAAGGCTAAAGCAAGGGATCAGTTGGTCTCCTGAGGAAATCGAGGACACACGTAGAAAGATGTTCAACACTGTATTCCAAGCCACACCGAAAACGTCACAGAATCAGTCCTATCACCACATTTCCCAACACTGTGTTTCTGTCCAGTCCGGCTCTTTGAGTTCTAACTATATACATCAGATACCAAAGGGAAGTGTAATGGGTTGGAAAGGAGGGGTCATAGTTAGCCAGCCTAGTGTGACCCAGGCCGCATCCCttaagcagcagcagcagcatccaGTGGTCCAGGCACCACAGGTGAACATCCATCATGCTGTCATCACTAAGGAAACTGGAAATGAATTATCTTGTCGGACAGCTGAGAACTGCAACATTGCAAGCCGAGGAGGTAGCGTGAGCAATCATGGACACACTGGAAAAGGTGAGACTGGCTTTAGCTCATTCATCAAGACTAGCATTAGCTGCTTGCCTGGCACTCCCAAGAGTCAAaacagcagttacagtgagGGCAGCATTATGAATCTGACAAACATAGTCAGGAAAATTGACTGTCAAGTCAATGACAGGAACACAAATTGCACCAGCAAATCTAACATCAGTCCAACTTCCATTTATGGCCAACAGAAAGCATCCAGTATCGTGAAAGAAAGCAGTAACAGCAGCTTCGCCACCACCAGCAAATATAACAACGGAAGCACTTATAAAAGCACCAGCCACAGTACTATTTGCACTAAAAGGGAGGGAAACATCTTAGATCACACCAGCAAAAGCAACTCTGACACTAGTGTCATTTGTAGCAGCAGCAACACACGAACTAAAGAGTTCACACCACCCCTTACCCATAGCCTGGTCCCAAAGCCTGGAAGTCTCATGGATCCATCCCTTGGAAAGGGCAAGATATTACCTGAGCAACCAGGCACTCTGAAGCAAAGCTTTATACATAACTCATTCCCAGAACAAAAGCAGTTTCTTGCTCCCCAAGGTCAACCATACCATGTACGTACTTCGACAGACTCCCAGTCTGCTTTGGGGGGATCGTTTAGTAACTTGCCCCAGAGCTCCCTCCAATCAAACCCTGCAGCAAGTTCGCGTCTTCTGGAGGAACCGAGTCAGCACTCCTCTCCATCCCTTTCTGCTCATCAGGAGCAACATTCTCCAGAAACTCTGCTGGGAGCACCTCAGGTCCAGTCCACAGACTTTACTGCCGTCCACTACAAGGAACATGACCCCAAGCACTTACCTGCCTTAGACAAAGACACAAAGCAATCAAATTTTGATAAAGAAAGGTTGCACAGAAACATAACACAAAAAGAAAACGAAGGAAGGGTTTCCGGACAGCACACCGgaataacaaaaacattttacaagtCTGACCAGAAAGAGCATAGCAACCTTGTTAACACACTACATACCTTCACAAACGATAACACTAACCAGGCTAAAGAAGGCATGCCGCTTTTACGACAATACATACAAGAAGTGGACCAATGGGAAAGCAAAAGTGACTATCCTGAAGGGTCAGCCGTGAGCCCTATGAAGATAAATGTAATTGCGTTGAACAGTGAAGAGAGTTTGTACAAGACCAACAGCAAGCAGCTAATCAGCAAGCCGTTGGAGAACTTGATCAATGACAGTGGTCCTAGCCATAAAAACAAATCTTCAGAATGGCACGAAAGCTATCGGCACATACCGGTGGAGGCTGAAGAGCGTATATCTGACATAGGTAACACTGAACCACATCAACCAGATAACCTTGTGGGGCTTGAAACTGAGCAAGTTAAACGTGATCTACGCCCGGAACAGAAAAGTATTTTTCAGAGTCTAGATTCTGAAGCTCCAATGCTGCcaataaagaaaaaatcaaAGGAGGCTCTGGCGGAATTGGACAAATCAACTGCAGGAGAACAAGATTACTGGGAGATAAAGGATGAGGAGCATCAGCAACCAATGGGCAACCAGAGTTTGAGGGGGCATCAAGCACAAGACAGTCAATCAAG GGACTGTCTGAGAGGAGAGCTTCTGAAAGTTTAA